A DNA window from Drosophila pseudoobscura strain MV-25-SWS-2005 chromosome 2, UCI_Dpse_MV25, whole genome shotgun sequence contains the following coding sequences:
- the LOC4801485 gene encoding zinc finger protein 800, translating to MKKRSSCSSEAFKEQQMDSDDISLLQRPLRTAHTGFEEARRAYEDGTNEVRQLLSQECSLIYECKVCRNMFRSLANFISHKRVFCCVSARTAQQNGYTDHNSTMIIQTGNASSHQDIEHMLRSRSTGCSPVPREVRPIRGSMRDLSGVIERLRREKAPSAVQNTPTVLKLESVPTSSQAVYQTIKTDDQDDSIRTEINEVHHMLNPGRTIVGPDGKAMTTIKCERQGGSESGETAEQSISDDTEANILCEICNLTFQTHKTLKVHIQKNHSASTFVFQCPACSETFLQAAAVIRHLTNNHKKPTRRIRMMRSNIIKNPIQQGDIQTKGPSRELKRLQMSDDVVGYAPEPADSSGEKLKIMSPCIYCDKSFERRAALSTHLLNCRAKQKALAKPAPGVKKLKAKAKANLSNASSVDGADAENATDSDAVDLSAIERTIKQEPDGDTIVLNEMFADVAKKNDSFVTGLHTVSLDKLHLPDESDSGSAGSTNTNISEESLAQESNPDETKAKVKKKRSVPLEKQLRCRCKLCNKEFNALGNLRRHISMFHYKKSRFGCNMCNYRAFRRYDIVNHLGFVHKIEGDRDQLTEQYVTTHACEYSREDVDADIILVDEEEEADRLALDELETKPPIKTYEKRMKRAKTSEPAGDASLILPSTAIKKESDLEPADPIPSKKRRKSRIQISPDSGDQTTEKRPTRKRVKAVNKDFVYEMVRSKQDGSGTLTAPAPLATESMRAKLRRHAGNDENKPKQWEAYITEAKKPLVQGITRRIMLELVSQGRAVSATLPELPSERPQIRPRLISHTRSESQQLQQQDVVEPESFFEKIAKRTAAGGKDAVISNLWNKVNTARAQQQGLPKKEESKSECPMGSTPPNSKPTPMESPPSPPRKSQANVSAVTPTQATPTSTPTPMPKPAPFQSSSAGMECLSSNSSQAAKFPALPKPPSVLQAAANGTIQLTLDSLLRAALQN from the exons ATGAAGAAGCGGAGCAGTTGCAGTTCGGAGGCGTTCAAGGAGCAGCAGATGGACAGTGACGACATCAGCCTGCTCCAGCGACCATTGCGCACGGCCCACACGGGCTTCGAGGAGGCGCGTCGAGCCTACGAGGATGGCACTAACGAG GTGCGCCAGCTGCTCAGCCAGGAGTGCAGCCTCATATACGAGTGCAAAGTTTGCCGCAACATGTTTCGCAGTCTTGCAAATTTCATCAGCCACAAGCGGGTCTTCTGCTGTGTGAGTGCCCGCACAGCCCAGCAGAACGGATACACA GACCACAACTCCACCATGATCATACAAACGGGCAACGCGTCATCGCATCAGGACATTGAGCACATGCTGCGTAGTCGTAGCACTGGCTGCTCGCCAGTTCCTCGCGAAGTTCGTCCCATACGCGGTAGTATGCGGGACCTGAGTGGCGTCATCGAGCGTCTGCGACGCGAGAAGGCACCCTCGGCCGTGCAAAACACGCCCACGGTGCTGAAGCTGGAGTCGGTCCCGACCTCCAGTCAGGCCGTGTACCAAACGATTAAAACCGATGACCAGGATGACAGCATACGAACCGAAATAAACGAGGTGCATCATATGCTCAATCCCGGAAGAACGATTGTCGGCCCAGATGGTAAGGCAATGACCACAATCAAATGCGAGCGCCAAGGCGGCAGTGAATCGGGCGAAACGGCCGAGCAATCTATCAGCGATGACACAGAAGCAAACATATTGTGCGAGATAT GCAACCTAACATTTCAAACTCATAAAACTCTGAAAGTGCACATACAAAAGAATCACTCGGCGTCGACGTTTGTGTTTCAGTGTCCAGCCTGTTCTGAGACCTTCCTGCAGGCTGCAGCAGTTATACGTCATTTAACCAACAATCACAA gAAACCCACGCGTCGCATTCGAATGATGCGTAGCAACATTATCAAGAATCCCATACAACAAGGAGACATTCAGACCAAGGGGCCCTCGCGCGAGCTGAAGCGCCTTCAGATGTCCGATGACGTGGTTGGCTATGCTCCAGAGCCGGCAGATTCGAGTGGTGAGAAGCTTAAAATTATGTCACCGTGCATTTACTGCGACAAGTCGTTCGAGCGTCGGGCCGCCTTGTCCACCCACCTGCTCAACTGTCGAGCCAAGCAGAAGGCGCTGGCCAAGCCTGCTCCTGGGGTCAAGAAGCtgaaagcgaaagcgaaagcaaaTCTGAGCAATGCCTCTAGTGTTGATGGAGCTGATGCAGAGAATGCAACAGATTCTGACGCCGTAGATCTGTCGGCCATCGAACGTACCATTAAGCAGGAACCTGACGGCGACACGATTGTTCTCAACGAAATGTTTGCCGACGTGGCGAAGAAGAATGACTCATTCGTAACGGGGCTGCATACGGTCTCACTGGACAAGCTTCACCTGCCCGACGAGTCCGACTCGGGCAGCGCCGGATCTACCAATACCAACATCAGTGAGGAGTCGCTCGCGCAAGAGTCCAATCCCGATGAGACCAAGGCCAAGGTGAAGAAGAAGCGCAGTGTGCCCCTTGAGAAGCAActgcgctgccgctgcaagCTGTGCAACAAGGAGTTCAATGCCCTGGGCAACCTGCGTCGACACATATCTATGTTCCATTACAAGAAGTCACGCTTTGGCTGCAACATGTGTAACTATCGCGCTTTTCGTCGCTACGACATTGTCAACCACTTGGGTTTCGTCCACAAGATCGAAGGCGATCGCGACCAGCTAACCGAGCAGTACGTGACGACCCACGCGTGCGAGTACTCGCGCGAAGATGTGGATGCCGATATAATTTTGgtggatgaggaggaggaagccGATCGCCTGGCACTGGACGAGCTTGAGACCAAGCCACCAATCAAGACATACGAGAAACGGATGAAGCGTGCTAAGACGTCTGAGCCAGCGGGAGACGCTAGTCTCATATTACCTTCGACTGCGATAAAGAAGGAATCCGACCTGGAACCGGCCGATCCCATCCCCAGCAAGAAGCGTCGCAAATCACGCATTCAGATATCTCCCGATTCCGGCGACCAGACAACGGAGAAGCGTCCCACACGCAAGCGGGTCAAGGCGGTCAACAAGGACTTTGTGTACGAGATGGTCCGTTCGAAGCAAGATGGCTCCGGCACACTGACAGCACCAGCTCCCCTGGCCACGGAGTCCATGCGCGCCAAGCTGCGCCGCCATGCAGGCAACGACGAGAACAAACCAAAGCAATGGGAGGCCTACATAACAGAGGCCAAGAAGCCACTGGTTCAAGGTATCACACGTCGCATTATGCTGGAGCTTGTCAGCCAAGGACGCGCAGTGTCTGCCACGCTGCCAGAGCTGCCATCCGAGCGGCCGCAGATACGACCGCGCCTCATCTCTCACACACGCAGCGAaagccagcagctgcagcagcaagaTGTGGTGGAGCCCGAGAGTTTTTTTGAGAAGATTGCAAAGCGTACGGCAGCCGGCGGCAAGGACGCCGTCATAAGTAACCTGTGGAACAAGGTCAACACAGCGAGGGCCCAGCAGCAAGGGTTGCCCAAGAAGGAGGAATCTAAATCGGAGTGCCCAATGGGGAGCACGCCGCCCAATAGCAAACCGACTCCAATGGAGTCACCGCCATCGCCACCTCGCAAAAGCCAGGCCAACGTTTCAGCTGTGACACCCACCCAGGCGACACCGAcatcaacaccaacaccaatgCCCAAGCCAGCGCCGTTTCAGTCATCATCCGCTGGTATGGAATGCctgagcagcaacagcagccaagCGGCCAAATTTCCGGCATTACCGAAGCCGCCATCCGTTCTACAGGCAGCTGCCAATGGCACCATCCAGCTCACATTGGATAGTCTCCTGCGCGCTGCCCTGCAGAACTGA